The Comamonas piscis region CGAATTGGTGTTTCCGCTGCTGGGCAAGAAGAGCGTGACCACCGCGCGCTCGCAGACCGGCGGCGCGTTTGATGTTCGTGGTGTTCAACAATTTAAGGAGTCGGCTTCATGAGCCTGCCCGTGATCGATATGCGCTGCCGGCCAGCGTTTTTGCACAACTTTTTTGGCGCAACGCCCGGCTCGCCCGAGCATGACACCGCCCGCTGGTTGAACCGGCGCGTGGGTACGAGGGGCAGCGATACGCACTTTGAAGAATCGCTGACCCAAGACGGCTTTTTAAAGGCGGTGCGCGATGCCGGCCTGAGCCAGGCCGTGGTCGTGGGGCGGCATACGCCCTCGCAGCACCTGCCCAATGACACGATCCACCAGATCGTGCAGGGCCATAGCGAGTTGTTGGGCATTGCCGGGGTCGACCCAGTGCTGCAGGGCGAGCAGGCGGCGCTCGACGAGATCGAGCGCGCCATCAAGGTGCTGGGCCTGCGCGGCATCGACCTGGAGCCCGGCTTTGGCGACCCGGCCCGCCACCCTGATGACCCCGTCTACTGGCCCATCTACGAGCGTGCGCAGGCACTGGGCGTGCCGGTGTTTTTGATGAGCGGCCCGACCACGCCGGAGCCGAGCTTTAGCGACCCGGCGCGCCTGGCCAAGGTGGCGCAGGCCTTTCCCGATCTGCCGCTGGTCGTCTACCACGGCTACTGGCCGCGTGTGCAAGAGGCCATTGGCCTGGCCTTCCGCTATGCCAATGTCTACCTGGTGCCAGACATGTATGTGTTCCAGCCCGGCAGCCAGGCCTATGTGCAGGCGGCCAACCAGTTCCTGGGCGACCAGCTGCTGTTTGGCTCGTCCTATCCCTTCCGCCCCATCCGCCAGAGCATCGACGACTTTCTGGCGCTGGGCTTTGACGAGGCTGTGCTGCCCAAGCTGCTGCATGGCAATGCGGCGCGCATTTTGAAGCTGTAACGGTTCTGCAGTCGGTCGCAGCCGGCCTGCTGTCTTCCACCCCCCAAGGGCTCCTCGTGCAGGAGCCCTTTTTGCGTCGAATTTCCTGGTTTACCCTGATTCGATTGTCAACAGAGTGTTAATGAATCTACAACAAATGTTTCTTAATGTTTTGTTAACTTAGGCATCGATACATTTTTTAACGTCGTGCCGATAATGGCGCCTTTGGTTTTGCGCTGAAAAATCTGTTCTTTGTGGGGTGGCCGAACGCTCTATGCAAGGTCGTCCTGCAAAGAAATTTTTTTGCCCAAGCCAATCGATTTTGTCTATTGCTGATAGTTTTTATATTGGTGGAAGGGAAAAACAATGACTTATAAAAAATGGTGGATGCGCGCACTTGTCGGTAGCGCCAAGGCCAAGGCAGCCGTGCTGCTGATGGCTGCCTCGCCGCTGGTTGCGCTTGCGCAGTCGGCGGATGTTCAGATTACCAAATCCGGTCCTTCGTCGGCTCTGGGCGGTACGCCGGTGACCTATGTGCTGGAGATGGACAACAACGGCCCCAATGCAGCGAATGGCGCCCAGTTTCAGGATGTGCTGCCTGCCGGGCTGACGAATGTGACGGCGCTCTGCACCTTGGCGTCGGGTGCTGCCAACTGCCCGGCCGACCTGGCGGTGGTCAATGGCGTGGTGTCCGGTACCTTGGCCACTTTCCCCAACCAGGGCAAGGTACGGGTGGAGATCCAAGCGCGTTTTGGCGTGACGGGGCCGAGCACCCTGACCAATACCGCTACCATTGCCCCGCCAGCGGGAGTGACCGACCCGGTCCCCGGCTCCAACAGCAGCTCCATCAGCACGGCGATGCGCTATGAGGTGAACCTGGCGGTGACCAAGGTGCAAAGCAGCGACACCTACCAGAACGGGGTGCCGCTGACCTACACCATCACCTTGCGCAACAATGGCGAGGGCGCTGCGGATGGGGTGGTGTTGTACGACAGGCTGAGCAACAGCTTTGTCAGCCACATTGGCGCCAACCTGGTGTTCAACCAGTGCACCTCCAGTGGCGGTGCGCAATGCCCGGACAATGCCAGCTTTCCCAATCGCAGCGGTAGCAATGACTACAGCCCGGTGTTCAACGCCACAGTGCCTGCGTTGCCGCCCGGCGGTGCGCTGGTCGTCACCTACACGATGACGCCTTATCTGGTGCCCAATGCCGCATGCGGTCGCCCAGCAGGCCAGCTGTTCAACCAGGTCTCGATCCAGCTGCTCGATGGCATGGTGGACACCACCCCAGCCGACAACGAGCAGACGGCCATCCTGCAGGTACCGGGCACGCCTGACTGCCTGCAGACGGATCTGCAAGTGACCAAGAGCCAGGATCCTCCGGTGCCGACCATCGGCGACCTGGTGACCTACACGATGACGGTGACCAATGCCGGGCCCAACGTGGCCAACGGCGCCAATATTGCCGATGTGATCCGCACCCATGGTGGCTCGGCCAACTACTTCAACATAGCTGCGCAGTTCATCAGTTGCTTCCCCGAGGCTGGCGCGGTGTGCCCTGACAATGCAGCGTTTCTGAACCCGACGGGCAATGCCTCGTCCGCCGTGCTGTTCAACACCCCCGTGCCGAGCTTGCCGGTCAACGGGCGGCTGACCATCATTTACGAGGTGCGCAGCAGCTTCAGTGGCAGCATTCCCTGCGGTCGCAGCTTGGGTGGTTTGAACAATGAGTTCTCGGCGAACCCGCCCGACAACATGAGTGACTCCAACTACGGCAACAACCTGGCATCGGTGGGTATCCTGGTGCCCGCCACGCCTGCATGCCCCAGCACCGACCTGGCAGTGACCAAGAGCCAGAGCTTGGATGTCTACCAGCCGGGTGTGCCCGTGAACTACACGATGACGGTGATCAACAACGGCCCGGCAGCGCTGGATGGTGCTTATATCGCTGATCGCCTGATCCCCTTTGAGTTGGCCAACAGCCTGGATGTGCAGTCGTCTGTGATCAGCTGCACGGCTGCCGGTGGGGCGGTCTGCCCGGCGGCATCGGCGTTTCCCGCGCCTTATTCCGGTAGCCTCAACAGCTACAGCAGCCCCTTCCAGGCGGTGGTGCCACAGCTGCCCGTGGGCGGTTCGCTGACCATCAGCTACAGCCTGACCTACAACTATTCGCGGGGCAGCTGCGACTGGCCCTCGGGCTACCTGGTCAACGAGTTCTCGGCAAACCCCGGTGATGGCGTAGACGAGGCCACGCCCTTTGACAACGTGGCGACCACCACGATGCAGCGTTTCAGCTGCTCGAATGTGTCGGTCAACAAGGCGGTCAACCCGGTGACGGCCACCAGTGGCGCGGCGGTGACCTATACGGTGGACATGCACAATGCCGGCCCTGCGGATACCAGCAATGTGCTGTTCTCGGACCCGCTGCCGGCTGGCGTGGTGTTCAGCAATGCCAGCTGCAGCGTGCTGGTGGCGCCTGCGCAGTGCGGCGCTTCGGTGGACTACGACCCGGCCACCCGCACCGTGAGCAGCGTGGTGACATCGCTGGGCAATGGCGGCGCGGTGCAGTTTGTCATCCACACCACGGCTGGTGAACAGCCCGGCACCTACACCAATACCGCCTATGCTGCTGTGCCTGCCGGCGTGATCGATCCGATCCTGGCCTCCAACCAGAGCTTTGTGAACCTGCAGATTTTTGCGCCGACCATCACCAAGACGGTGACCAAGGAGATCGCGGGCCTGCCCGCCGGTCTGCCTCAGGCGATGAGCTTCAGCGGCAGCCTGACCTGCGGCACCCAACCCGCGCAAACCTGGACGGCCACCGTGGCCGCTGGCGCCACCAGTGGCAGCAGCGCCGCGCTGACGGTGTTCCAAGGCGATAGCTGCACGGCTACTGAGGACACGCCTCCGGCAGCGCCGGTCGGTTATGGCTGGAACGGCGCACCAGTGATTGCGGAACAGCCCGAAGGCTTTACGGTGACCAACCGCCTGCAGCGCCTCACGGGCGGCCTGCAACTGACCAAGCGCATCAGCGGCGCGGCGGCAGGCGTTGCGGCCGTCAATGGTGCCTTTGACTTCTCACTCGACTGCGGCGTGGATGGTGTGCATACCGCCAGCGTGACCGTGACCAA contains the following coding sequences:
- a CDS encoding amidohydrolase family protein, which codes for MSLPVIDMRCRPAFLHNFFGATPGSPEHDTARWLNRRVGTRGSDTHFEESLTQDGFLKAVRDAGLSQAVVVGRHTPSQHLPNDTIHQIVQGHSELLGIAGVDPVLQGEQAALDEIERAIKVLGLRGIDLEPGFGDPARHPDDPVYWPIYERAQALGVPVFLMSGPTTPEPSFSDPARLAKVAQAFPDLPLVVYHGYWPRVQEAIGLAFRYANVYLVPDMYVFQPGSQAYVQAANQFLGDQLLFGSSYPFRPIRQSIDDFLALGFDEAVLPKLLHGNAARILKL
- a CDS encoding DUF5979 domain-containing protein codes for the protein MTYKKWWMRALVGSAKAKAAVLLMAASPLVALAQSADVQITKSGPSSALGGTPVTYVLEMDNNGPNAANGAQFQDVLPAGLTNVTALCTLASGAANCPADLAVVNGVVSGTLATFPNQGKVRVEIQARFGVTGPSTLTNTATIAPPAGVTDPVPGSNSSSISTAMRYEVNLAVTKVQSSDTYQNGVPLTYTITLRNNGEGAADGVVLYDRLSNSFVSHIGANLVFNQCTSSGGAQCPDNASFPNRSGSNDYSPVFNATVPALPPGGALVVTYTMTPYLVPNAACGRPAGQLFNQVSIQLLDGMVDTTPADNEQTAILQVPGTPDCLQTDLQVTKSQDPPVPTIGDLVTYTMTVTNAGPNVANGANIADVIRTHGGSANYFNIAAQFISCFPEAGAVCPDNAAFLNPTGNASSAVLFNTPVPSLPVNGRLTIIYEVRSSFSGSIPCGRSLGGLNNEFSANPPDNMSDSNYGNNLASVGILVPATPACPSTDLAVTKSQSLDVYQPGVPVNYTMTVINNGPAALDGAYIADRLIPFELANSLDVQSSVISCTAAGGAVCPAASAFPAPYSGSLNSYSSPFQAVVPQLPVGGSLTISYSLTYNYSRGSCDWPSGYLVNEFSANPGDGVDEATPFDNVATTTMQRFSCSNVSVNKAVNPVTATSGAAVTYTVDMHNAGPADTSNVLFSDPLPAGVVFSNASCSVLVAPAQCGASVDYDPATRTVSSVVTSLGNGGAVQFVIHTTAGEQPGTYTNTAYAAVPAGVIDPILASNQSFVNLQIFAPTITKTVTKEIAGLPAGLPQAMSFSGSLTCGTQPAQTWTATVAAGATSGSSAALTVFQGDSCTATEDTPPAAPVGYGWNGAPVIAEQPEGFTVTNRLQRLTGGLQLTKRISGAAAGVAAVNGAFDFSLDCGVDGVHTASVTVTNGQEASVHLADLPANASCTVSETGKATAPAAYRWAAPVFSANPVVVPAGSDVAISVTNPLTIDGSVVDPIDPNNGNIGKPRAVPVGSPWAYLVLTALIAGLGMARKKRLL